One window of Brevibacterium pigmentatum genomic DNA carries:
- a CDS encoding methyltransferase domain-containing protein — MTTLPLTPASADHGRLHCGYFERGECRSCALIETPYGQQITDKESWCRETLAEAAPRIWLPTFASGVRDFRNRAKLAVGGSACHVTLGILDQEFHGVDLRDCGIQAPAIRAVIPVLADFLDGTGLEPYDVSARRGELKFVHVTAAPSGDLMIRFVVRTQHGLDVLRSRKGPLFEFIPAASVVSVNLLPEHKAVLEGSREEMLRGESLRMNLDRVDLHLRPQSFFQTNTHVAIGLYNQVAAWVDAVEASNLWDLYCGVGGFALYCAGPTRRVTGVEVSEQAIESAKVSAAELGIDSRFLSGDATEFAEANLAASTGVERPDCVIVNPPRRGIGARLSAALENSGVEHIVYSSCNPVSLAKDLARMPAYEVAQARIFDMFPHTKHLEVAVLLQKR; from the coding sequence ATGACGACCTTGCCGCTGACCCCCGCCTCGGCGGATCATGGGCGCCTGCACTGCGGGTATTTCGAGCGCGGGGAATGCCGTTCCTGCGCGCTCATCGAGACGCCTTATGGGCAGCAGATCACGGACAAGGAGTCCTGGTGCCGGGAGACCCTCGCCGAGGCAGCGCCCCGGATTTGGCTGCCGACCTTCGCCAGCGGTGTGCGGGATTTCAGGAACCGCGCGAAGCTCGCCGTCGGCGGGTCGGCCTGTCACGTGACCCTGGGCATCCTCGATCAGGAGTTCCACGGGGTCGATCTGCGTGATTGTGGAATTCAGGCCCCGGCGATCCGTGCGGTGATTCCGGTGCTTGCGGACTTCCTCGATGGCACCGGGCTCGAGCCCTACGATGTCTCTGCTCGCCGTGGGGAGCTGAAGTTCGTCCATGTCACGGCGGCGCCGTCGGGTGACCTGATGATTCGATTCGTCGTCCGAACTCAGCACGGTCTCGATGTGCTGCGGTCGCGGAAAGGGCCGCTCTTCGAGTTCATTCCCGCCGCGTCCGTGGTGTCGGTGAATCTGCTGCCCGAGCACAAGGCCGTGCTCGAAGGCAGCCGCGAGGAAATGCTCCGCGGGGAATCGCTGCGGATGAACCTCGATCGTGTCGATCTGCATCTGCGGCCGCAGAGTTTCTTCCAGACGAACACGCACGTAGCTATTGGGCTCTATAACCAAGTCGCCGCGTGGGTAGATGCGGTGGAGGCATCGAACCTGTGGGACCTCTACTGCGGTGTCGGTGGGTTCGCTCTCTACTGTGCGGGCCCTACCCGCCGGGTCACCGGGGTGGAGGTCAGCGAGCAGGCCATCGAGTCCGCTAAGGTCAGCGCCGCCGAGCTCGGCATCGACTCCCGGTTCCTCTCCGGCGATGCCACGGAGTTCGCCGAGGCGAACTTGGCGGCATCAACCGGCGTCGAACGACCGGACTGCGTGATCGTCAACCCGCCTCGGCGAGGGATCGGTGCACGTCTGTCGGCAGCGTTGGAGAATTCCGGCGTCGAGCACATCGTCTATTCGAGCTGCAATCCCGTCTCTCTGGCGAAGGATCTCGCGCGGATGCCCGCATATGAGGTGGCTCAGGCACGGATCTTCGACATGTTCCCGCACACGAAGCATCTCGAGGTCGCGGTCCTGCTCCAGAAGCGGTGA